Below is a window of Natronorubrum halophilum DNA.
CGGACGGCGCGGTTGCTGGCGCTGGCCGGGGCCGTCGTCGCGTTCGCCATCGCGGATTCGCTGTTCTCGGAAGCCGGTATCGCGGCCGCGGCCACTGCGGGGTTCACGCTCGGAAACCTCGAGCTTCCCCACCGCGAACATATCCTGCAGTTCAAACAGGACGTGACCGTACTCGTCCTCTCGTTCGTCTTTATCACGCTCGCCGCGTTGCTCGAGTTCTCGGAACTCTTCGCGCTCGGCACCGCCGGCGTGGCGCTCGTCGTCGTCTTAATGTTCGTCCTCCGTCCGCTGCTCGTCTTCGTCTCGACAGTCGGCGGGCGGTTTACGGTCCGGGAACGACTGTTCATCAGTTTCGTCGGTCCTCGGGGGATCGTCCCGGCGTCGGTCGCGACCCTGTTCGCCATCCGGCTCCGGACGGCCGCGCCGCCGACGAATCCCGCGGGTGCGGATATCGTGCTCGGGTCGGTCTTTCTCGTTATTCTCGTGACCGTCGTCCTCGAGGCGGGTCTCGCGAGACAGATCGCCACCGTCCTCGGGGTGATTCGGTCGGAGGAGTGACGCCCGGATCCGACCAGTTCGCCGCCGTCTCGAAGGACGGCCGGAGCTGTTCAGCCTGCTGGTAACGGGTCGCCGAGCGCGTGTCGTCAGGTGCGTGGTTCGAAACCCGTTCGCACACCCGTGGACGCACCGTACCCGTTCTCGCTATCGCCCACCGGGAGAAATGGTGCGTTATAAGAGTCTCTAGAAAGAATCCCCTCTATGGCAATCAAACCGGCCTACGTCAAGAAGACCGGAAAGCTCCTCCTGGAGCGGTACCCGGACGCGTTCACCACCGATTTCGAACAGAACAAAGACAGCGTCACCAAGCTCACCGACGTCGAGTCCAAGGGCGTCCGCAACCGCATCGCGGGCTACGTCACCCGAAAGAAGAGCAGCGCCCAGGCGGCCGCATAAGCTGGCTTTCTCCTCGAGTTCGACGGCCCTGAGCCGCGGGACTCGATACTCAGGGGGCCGCCGTGGCGGCGCGAGGAGGCCGGTCGCGAGAGCCGCGGTCGGCGAAAACCCAAACGGTTTTGCGGACACAACTCCGAGTCCCGGAAAATGGCAGTACGAGTAGGCGTCCTCGGCGCGACCGGTGCCGTCGGACAGCGACTGATTCAACTTCTCGATCCCCACCCGGAGTTCGAGATCGCCGCACTGACCGCAAGCGAATCGAGCGCCGGTAAGACGTACCGGCAGGCCGCAAAGTGGCGCGTCGACAGCCCGATCCCCGAGGCCGTCGCGGACACGACCGTCACCGCGACCGAACCCGGCGAGGTCCCAAACGACGTCGACCTGCTGTTCTCGTCGCTCCCCTCGAGCGTCGGCGCGGCGGTCGAGGCCCCGTTCTGCGAAGAGGGCTACATCGTCTCCTCGAACTCCTCGAACGGCCGGATGGACGACGACGTTCCGCTCGTCATCCCGGAGGTCAACGCCGACCACCTCGACCTACTCGAGGTCCAGCGCGACGAGCGCGGCTGGGACGGCGCGCTGGTCAAAAACCCCAACTGCTCGACGATCACCTTCGTCCCTACGCTCGCCGCGCTCGCTGAGTTCGGCCTCGAGAAGGTT
It encodes the following:
- a CDS encoding 30S ribosomal protein S17e translates to MAIKPAYVKKTGKLLLERYPDAFTTDFEQNKDSVTKLTDVESKGVRNRIAGYVTRKKSSAQAAA